One genomic region from Deltaproteobacteria bacterium encodes:
- a CDS encoding transporter substrate-binding domain-containing protein — MRVRPLHSLALAALVLLPACPAKEAPPPVEEQPEPAPPRRGDLPVIAARGRLEVLAPPALEPSLHDRFGMLLREREVLADFARRRGLELVILEQPSAAAAVVALEAGEGDLAITVPLTEARKARLAFGPPLGTVEEWLVGLPGPDYPDDLPTSLRDLGEREIVVPASSAVAELLAARRSEPPRFRLVLDEERDAAAIAAAVAAGEVPLTVLPRPQLAELSNEYPALTALLMVNQARSLGWALRPDAPELLLALRGFLTEKAMTGHTEELFTGDLDGIRQRGVLRVITRNNPVTYFLYNGSPRGFDYLLVQRLADRLKVRLEMVLAPSRDLLIPWLLEGRGDLVAASLTVTPDRAEQVTFSRPYLHVDEILVEPAAAPPVTSKEALAGRTVHVRPSSSYHRTLKALGVGVRLVAADETKETEELIDEVARGAIPLTVADSHILQTELTWRDDVRAGLNLTGAEPEEEGEQPKPAKAIAFAMRPGSPRLERAVNAFVAASYRDLEYNMARQRYFESSRRIAQANAWRVPAEEEGRISPYDDLIRKYSAKYGLDWRLMAALAFQESGFDPEAVSWVGAQGLFQVMPATGKELGFTNLKDPEQGIHAGIKYLRQLIDRIDPKLPFRQRVRMAMAAYNAGLGHVQDARRLAARRRLDPDRWFGHVEKAMLLLEKPRFHRWARHGYVRGREPVKYVSEIQNRYDNYVKLVPE; from the coding sequence ATGAGGGTCCGGCCGCTCCACTCCCTCGCCCTCGCGGCGCTCGTCCTCCTGCCGGCCTGCCCGGCGAAGGAGGCACCCCCGCCCGTGGAGGAGCAGCCGGAGCCGGCGCCCCCACGCCGCGGTGACCTGCCGGTGATCGCCGCCCGGGGGCGGCTCGAGGTGCTGGCGCCCCCGGCCCTCGAGCCCTCCCTCCACGATCGCTTCGGCATGCTCCTGCGCGAGCGGGAGGTGCTCGCGGACTTCGCTCGCCGCCGGGGCCTGGAGCTGGTGATCCTCGAGCAGCCCTCGGCCGCCGCCGCGGTGGTGGCGCTGGAGGCGGGGGAGGGGGACCTCGCCATCACCGTGCCGCTGACCGAGGCGCGCAAGGCCCGCCTCGCCTTCGGCCCGCCCCTGGGCACGGTGGAGGAGTGGCTGGTGGGCCTTCCCGGCCCCGACTATCCCGACGATCTGCCCACGAGCCTGCGCGACCTGGGCGAGCGCGAGATCGTGGTGCCCGCCAGCTCCGCGGTGGCCGAGCTGCTGGCGGCTCGCCGCTCCGAGCCGCCCCGCTTCCGGCTGGTGCTCGACGAGGAGCGCGACGCGGCCGCCATCGCCGCGGCCGTCGCGGCGGGCGAGGTCCCGCTGACCGTGCTGCCCCGGCCGCAGCTGGCCGAGCTCTCGAACGAGTACCCCGCGCTCACTGCCCTCCTCATGGTGAACCAGGCCCGCTCCCTGGGCTGGGCCCTGCGCCCCGACGCCCCGGAGCTGCTGCTCGCGCTGCGCGGCTTCCTCACCGAGAAGGCGATGACCGGCCACACCGAGGAGCTCTTCACCGGCGACCTCGACGGCATCCGCCAGCGGGGCGTGCTGCGGGTGATCACCCGCAACAACCCGGTGACCTACTTCCTCTACAATGGCTCGCCCCGGGGCTTCGACTACCTCCTCGTGCAGCGCCTGGCCGACCGCCTGAAGGTGCGCCTGGAGATGGTGCTGGCGCCCTCCCGCGATCTGCTCATCCCCTGGCTGCTCGAGGGGCGCGGCGATCTGGTGGCGGCCTCCCTCACGGTCACGCCGGATCGGGCCGAGCAGGTCACCTTCTCCCGGCCCTACCTCCACGTGGACGAGATCCTCGTCGAGCCGGCGGCCGCGCCTCCCGTCACGAGCAAGGAGGCGCTGGCCGGGCGGACCGTGCACGTGCGGCCCTCCTCCTCTTACCACCGGACCCTGAAGGCCCTCGGGGTGGGCGTGCGGCTGGTGGCCGCCGACGAGACCAAGGAGACCGAGGAGCTGATCGACGAGGTCGCCCGCGGGGCCATCCCGCTGACGGTGGCCGACAGCCACATCCTGCAGACCGAGCTGACCTGGCGAGACGACGTGCGCGCCGGCCTCAACCTCACCGGCGCGGAGCCCGAGGAGGAGGGCGAGCAGCCGAAGCCGGCCAAGGCCATCGCCTTCGCCATGCGGCCGGGCTCGCCCAGGCTCGAGCGGGCGGTGAACGCCTTCGTCGCCGCGAGCTACCGCGACCTCGAGTACAACATGGCGCGGCAGCGCTACTTCGAGAGCAGCCGCCGCATCGCGCAGGCCAACGCCTGGCGGGTGCCCGCCGAGGAGGAGGGCCGGATCTCTCCCTACGACGACCTGATCCGGAAGTACTCGGCGAAGTACGGCCTCGACTGGCGGCTGATGGCGGCGCTGGCCTTCCAGGAGAGCGGCTTCGATCCGGAGGCCGTGTCCTGGGTGGGCGCCCAGGGGCTCTTCCAGGTGATGCCCGCCACCGGGAAGGAGCTGGGCTTCACCAATCTGAAGGATCCCGAGCAGGGCATCCACGCGGGCATCAAGTACCTGCGCCAGCTCATCGACCGGATCGACCCCAAGCTGCCCTTCCGGCAGCGCGTGAGGATGGCCATGGCGGCTTACAATGCCGGACTCGGCCACGTGCAGGACGCCCGCCGGCTGGCGGCCCGTCGGCGCCTCGATCCCGATCGCTGGTTCGGGCACGTCGAGAAGGCCATGCTCCTGCTGGAAAAACCGCGCTTCCACCGCTGGGCGCGCCACGGCTACGTCCGCGGGCGGGAGCCGGTGAAGTACGTCAGCGAGATCCAGAACCGCTACGACAACTACGTGAAGCTGGTGCCGGAATAG
- a CDS encoding radical SAM protein gives MSDPLSLRGLEQHEAIERLATFGARPREARKLWCQALAPEGLPGDGLLPQVRREVARSVAERQAGPSLRLASERIDPADGFAKLLFELERGGKVEAVRIPIHGKHHVVCVSSQTSCALDCAFCATAGLGTPRNLLAEEMVEQVLEVRARAELPVKGVVFMGMGEPLANLDAVLRAARILSTGGGPNISGGNITISTAGLLPGLRRLEAERVPFRLILSVGSAIPEKRRQLMPIEESQPLREVFPAAARVAAGRRRRLTLAYVMVAGFNTGEEDARALKALVGDTPVILDLIDVNDASGRFLPPDEAELDRFRDALRVVGAPVSRRYSGGKNVEAACGMLAGKG, from the coding sequence GTGAGCGACCCCCTCTCCCTGCGCGGCCTCGAGCAGCACGAGGCCATCGAGCGCCTCGCCACCTTCGGCGCCCGCCCTCGCGAGGCCCGCAAGCTCTGGTGCCAGGCGCTCGCGCCCGAGGGCCTGCCCGGCGACGGCCTCCTGCCGCAGGTGCGAAGGGAGGTCGCCCGGAGCGTGGCCGAGCGGCAGGCCGGGCCGAGCCTGCGGCTCGCCTCCGAGCGGATCGATCCGGCCGACGGCTTCGCCAAGCTCCTCTTCGAGCTGGAGCGGGGCGGCAAGGTGGAGGCCGTGCGCATCCCCATCCACGGGAAGCACCACGTGGTCTGCGTCTCCTCCCAGACCTCCTGCGCCCTGGACTGCGCCTTCTGCGCCACGGCGGGGCTCGGCACGCCCCGCAACCTGCTCGCCGAGGAGATGGTCGAGCAGGTCCTCGAGGTGCGCGCCCGGGCCGAGCTGCCGGTGAAGGGCGTGGTCTTCATGGGGATGGGGGAGCCCCTGGCCAACCTCGACGCCGTCCTGCGCGCCGCGAGGATCCTCTCCACGGGCGGCGGGCCCAACATCTCCGGGGGCAACATCACGATCTCCACCGCCGGCCTGCTGCCGGGGCTGCGCCGCCTGGAGGCGGAGCGGGTCCCCTTCCGGCTGATCCTCTCGGTGGGCTCGGCCATCCCCGAGAAGCGAAGGCAGCTGATGCCCATCGAGGAGAGCCAGCCCCTGCGGGAGGTCTTCCCGGCGGCGGCGCGGGTGGCGGCCGGCCGGCGACGGCGCCTGACCCTGGCCTACGTGATGGTCGCCGGCTTCAACACCGGCGAGGAGGACGCCCGGGCGCTGAAGGCGCTCGTCGGTGACACCCCGGTGATCCTCGATCTGATCGACGTGAACGACGCGAGCGGCCGCTTCCTGCCGCCGGACGAGGCGGAGCTCGACCGCTTCCGCGACGCCTTGCGGGTGGTGGGCGCCCCCGTGAGCCGGCGCTACTCGGGCGGGAAGAACGTCGAGGCCGCCTGCGGGATGCTGGCGGGCAAGGGATGA
- a CDS encoding alpha/beta hydrolase, producing MSLPPLVFLPPAGGNARAYEPLISALSLPLGGRHLEILEYPGRRPGTRPLDTVGDLAAFVEKKLGARGLEDAFLVGHSLGGAVALEVALRGAARLSGLILIGTGGRLRVHPMILEMMRTAAAEGQPVPPPALAFGPGASEDLIDRVAQAWSETHPAGALGDWEAVNTFDRLADLARISLPTLVLCGEADQMTPRKYSEKLAEAIAGAQLLVHPGAGHLIPWEEPDWLARHIAEFVS from the coding sequence ATGAGCCTGCCCCCGCTGGTCTTCCTCCCGCCCGCCGGCGGCAACGCCCGGGCCTACGAGCCCCTGATCTCCGCGCTCTCGCTGCCCCTCGGCGGCCGCCACCTCGAGATCCTCGAGTACCCCGGCCGGCGCCCCGGCACCCGCCCCCTCGACACCGTGGGGGACCTCGCCGCCTTCGTCGAGAAGAAGCTCGGCGCCCGCGGCCTCGAGGACGCCTTCCTCGTCGGCCACTCCCTGGGCGGCGCGGTGGCCCTGGAGGTCGCCCTGCGCGGGGCGGCCCGGCTCTCGGGGCTGATCCTCATCGGCACCGGCGGGCGTCTGCGGGTGCACCCGATGATCCTGGAGATGATGCGCACCGCCGCGGCCGAGGGGCAGCCGGTGCCGCCCCCCGCCCTGGCCTTCGGTCCCGGCGCCAGCGAGGACCTGATCGATCGGGTCGCGCAGGCCTGGTCGGAGACCCACCCCGCGGGCGCCCTCGGCGACTGGGAGGCGGTGAACACCTTCGATCGCCTGGCAGACCTCGCGCGGATCTCGCTGCCCACCCTGGTGCTCTGCGGCGAGGCGGATCAGATGACCCCGAGGAAGTATTCGGAGAAGCTGGCCGAGGCGATCGCGGGCGCGCAGCTGCTGGTCCATCCGGGCGCCGGCCACCTGATCCCCTGGGAGGAGCCCGACTGGCTCGCCCGCCACATCGCGGAGTTCGTCTCGTGA
- a CDS encoding threonine/serine dehydratase produces MSPVTAPDPSVVAEAAERLRGAAHRTPVFHSTLLDEACGARVFLKAECLQRVGAFKFRGAYNTLSQLSEEERARGVITHSSGNHAQALALAARLFETEAVVVMPHDAPASKRAATAGYGARIVPCDAKEREAVCQAEIDAHGYTLVHPYDDPRIIAGAGTAARELLEDHPGLSLILTPVGGGGLVSGTSLAAAAHRAGGGACQVIGVEPEIADDARQSLARGEVVTLPEVPPTIADGLRTRHIGEHNLAVISEHLQAIVTVSEAAIVEALRLVWSRTKLLIEPSSAVPVAALLTGAVKAEGEVGVILSGGNVDPTTLSL; encoded by the coding sequence GTGAGTCCGGTGACCGCCCCCGACCCCTCCGTGGTCGCCGAGGCCGCCGAGCGGCTGCGCGGCGCCGCCCACCGCACGCCCGTCTTCCACTCGACCCTCCTCGACGAGGCCTGCGGCGCCCGGGTCTTCCTGAAGGCCGAGTGCCTCCAGCGGGTGGGCGCCTTCAAGTTCCGCGGCGCCTACAACACCCTGTCCCAGCTGAGCGAGGAGGAGCGCGCCCGGGGCGTGATCACCCACTCCAGCGGCAACCACGCCCAGGCCCTGGCCCTCGCCGCCCGCCTCTTCGAGACCGAAGCCGTGGTCGTCATGCCCCACGACGCGCCCGCCTCGAAGCGCGCGGCCACGGCGGGCTACGGCGCGCGCATCGTCCCCTGCGACGCGAAGGAGCGCGAGGCCGTCTGCCAGGCCGAGATCGACGCCCACGGCTACACCCTGGTCCACCCCTACGACGATCCGCGGATCATCGCCGGCGCCGGCACCGCCGCGCGCGAGCTCCTCGAGGACCACCCCGGCCTCTCCCTGATCCTCACCCCGGTCGGCGGCGGCGGCCTCGTCAGCGGCACCTCCCTGGCCGCCGCGGCCCACCGCGCCGGCGGCGGCGCCTGCCAGGTGATCGGCGTCGAGCCCGAGATCGCCGACGACGCCCGCCAGAGCCTCGCGCGCGGCGAGGTCGTCACCCTCCCCGAGGTGCCGCCGACGATCGCCGACGGCCTGCGCACGCGGCACATCGGCGAGCACAACCTCGCGGTGATCTCCGAGCACCTGCAGGCGATCGTCACCGTGAGCGAGGCGGCCATCGTCGAGGCCCTGAGGCTCGTCTGGTCGCGCACCAAGCTCCTCATCGAGCCCAGCTCGGCCGTGCCCGTCGCGGCGCTGCTCACCGGAGCGGTGAAGGCCGAGGGCGAGGTCGGCGTCATCCTGAGCGGCGGCAACGTCGACCCCACGACCCTCTCCCTCTAG
- a CDS encoding glycosyltransferase family 39 protein produces MSEAATGAARSPRAWLGLAALLVLGLAVRLYYFSIKAGMHYPDEIFQYLEPAYWVRHGDAWLPWEYARGVRNWVLPAYYGSLMTLGEWLGYQGWELHRLLTLHNTLFGLLLIPAGLRLGRAASRGDERVAWLTGLFLAAFPLFGYFGPHTLSELHGLLLTTWAYALWMEQVAAEDREGDRRKAFVVGLLLGGAFVTRYTLLVFVPVVALDYLLFSRKRQFVAATAGFLTMIALLAIVDWITWGVPLHAFIEYVRYNLIEDGASHHGVSPLDFYWQEAFVERLGHARWLLVLPALAFARAHWRMLGGWLLPFVAFSVIRHKEERFLLSIWPFLLVGALVAWFALLDRLPRRRWSAGLATALLLLVCGANFVGVSKMRMRWKAGIFQAQDFVGQQADATGLLLDDRLHLNGGYTLLNRSIPQLQFHTGHLRNRLYNYVAVYEERSLQQMRRWRGFEEVATFEDTTVFRRQQGLVPPP; encoded by the coding sequence GTGAGCGAGGCGGCCACCGGCGCGGCGCGGAGCCCGCGAGCCTGGCTCGGGCTCGCCGCCCTCCTGGTCCTCGGCCTGGCGGTGCGCCTCTACTACTTCTCGATCAAGGCCGGGATGCACTACCCGGACGAGATCTTTCAGTACCTCGAGCCCGCCTACTGGGTGCGGCACGGCGACGCCTGGCTGCCCTGGGAGTACGCCCGCGGCGTGCGCAACTGGGTGCTGCCCGCCTACTACGGCAGCCTCATGACCCTCGGGGAGTGGCTGGGCTACCAGGGCTGGGAGTTGCACCGGCTGCTCACCCTCCACAACACCCTCTTCGGTCTGCTGCTGATCCCGGCCGGGCTGCGTCTCGGCCGCGCCGCCTCCCGCGGGGACGAGCGGGTGGCCTGGCTCACCGGCCTCTTCCTGGCCGCCTTCCCCCTCTTCGGCTACTTCGGGCCGCACACCCTGAGCGAGCTGCACGGCCTCCTGCTCACCACCTGGGCCTACGCCCTCTGGATGGAGCAGGTCGCCGCCGAGGACCGGGAGGGCGATCGCCGCAAGGCCTTCGTGGTGGGCCTCCTCCTCGGCGGCGCCTTCGTCACCCGCTACACCCTGCTGGTCTTCGTGCCGGTGGTCGCCCTCGACTACCTGCTCTTCAGCCGCAAGCGGCAGTTCGTCGCGGCGACCGCGGGCTTCCTCACGATGATCGCCTTGCTGGCGATCGTCGACTGGATCACCTGGGGCGTGCCCCTCCACGCCTTCATCGAGTACGTCCGCTACAACCTGATCGAGGACGGCGCGAGCCACCACGGGGTGAGCCCCCTGGACTTCTACTGGCAGGAGGCCTTCGTCGAGCGCCTCGGGCACGCCCGCTGGCTGCTCGTCCTGCCGGCGCTGGCCTTCGCCCGCGCCCACTGGCGGATGCTGGGCGGCTGGCTGCTGCCCTTCGTGGCCTTCTCGGTGATCCGCCACAAGGAGGAGCGCTTCCTGCTCTCGATCTGGCCCTTCCTCCTGGTGGGCGCCCTGGTGGCCTGGTTCGCGCTCCTCGATCGCCTGCCGCGGCGCCGCTGGAGCGCCGGCCTCGCGACCGCGCTGCTCCTGCTGGTCTGCGGCGCCAACTTCGTCGGCGTCTCGAAGATGCGGATGCGCTGGAAGGCCGGCATCTTCCAGGCCCAGGACTTCGTCGGCCAGCAGGCCGACGCGACCGGCCTGCTCCTGGACGATCGCCTCCACCTCAACGGCGGCTACACCCTCCTGAACCGATCGATCCCTCAGCTGCAGTTCCACACCGGGCACCTGCGCAACCGCCTCTACAACTACGTGGCGGTCTACGAGGAGCGCTCGCTGCAGCAGATGCGCCGCTGGCGCGGCTTCGAGGAGGTCGCGACCTTCGAGGACACCACCGTCTTCCGGCGGCAGCAGGGGCTCGTCCCGCCCCCCTAG
- a CDS encoding B12-binding domain-containing radical SAM protein, with product MRVLVVQTNTYPLLGPTPLGAALVAMRLEQAGHDVRFVDLMYEERPTETALRAASEHAPELCCFSIRNRDNMSPSRYFDPIPSIGELVREVKAATGAPALIGGAAFTTFPAQILEAVAADYGLAGDDLEPIAHLVESLAAGEADLETPGLVWRDDAGAIHQNPYRLVGYAGVRFDCHRFLDFDRYRKGYWQAAVVTRTGCPEQCLYCDTHVTFGDRFRLRDPALVAEELLALKRTGKVRSVFLVDDGFNRPLDHAKEVLREILRQGAQLTLQSIFDPGEADREFFELFRRAGGLMVTVFAESLSDPVLAALKKPFGYAEIERDCAELRRAGIAAMIMPTFGSPGETRETVDETLARLPRLKASYVDFSIGWRLQPKTGLFARAVEEGLVEADDDLFAPHFYVSPRVEASWIEERIRRYRRRHPLRHLRMAPMIWRTVTERPWRRGPELPA from the coding sequence ATGCGAGTGCTCGTCGTCCAGACCAACACCTATCCCCTGCTGGGACCCACGCCGCTCGGGGCCGCGCTGGTGGCGATGCGCCTGGAGCAGGCGGGTCACGACGTCCGCTTCGTCGATCTCATGTACGAGGAGCGGCCCACCGAGACCGCCCTGCGCGCCGCCAGCGAGCACGCGCCCGAGCTCTGCTGCTTCTCGATCCGCAACCGGGACAACATGAGCCCGAGCCGCTACTTCGATCCCATCCCCTCCATCGGGGAGCTCGTCCGGGAGGTGAAGGCGGCCACCGGCGCGCCGGCCCTGATCGGCGGCGCGGCCTTCACCACCTTCCCGGCGCAGATCCTCGAGGCGGTGGCGGCCGACTACGGCCTCGCCGGAGACGACCTCGAGCCCATCGCTCACCTGGTCGAGTCCCTGGCCGCGGGCGAGGCGGACCTCGAGACGCCGGGGCTGGTCTGGCGCGACGACGCGGGAGCGATCCACCAGAACCCCTACCGCCTCGTGGGCTACGCCGGCGTGCGCTTCGACTGCCACCGCTTCCTCGACTTCGATCGCTACCGGAAGGGCTACTGGCAAGCCGCGGTGGTCACCCGCACCGGCTGCCCCGAGCAGTGCCTCTACTGCGACACCCACGTGACCTTCGGCGACCGCTTCCGCCTGCGCGATCCGGCCCTCGTGGCCGAGGAGCTGCTGGCCCTCAAGCGCACGGGCAAGGTGCGGAGCGTCTTCCTCGTCGACGACGGCTTCAACCGCCCGCTCGATCACGCGAAGGAGGTGTTGCGAGAGATCCTGCGCCAGGGCGCCCAGCTCACCCTCCAGTCGATCTTCGACCCCGGCGAGGCCGACCGGGAGTTCTTCGAGCTCTTCCGCCGGGCGGGCGGCCTGATGGTCACGGTCTTCGCGGAGAGCCTCTCGGATCCGGTCCTCGCCGCGCTGAAGAAGCCCTTCGGCTACGCAGAGATCGAGCGCGACTGCGCCGAGCTCCGCCGCGCCGGCATCGCCGCGATGATCATGCCCACCTTCGGCAGCCCGGGAGAGACCCGCGAGACCGTCGACGAGACCCTCGCGCGGCTGCCGCGGCTGAAGGCCAGCTACGTCGACTTCTCCATCGGCTGGCGCCTGCAGCCGAAGACCGGGCTCTTCGCTCGGGCGGTGGAGGAGGGCCTCGTCGAGGCCGACGACGACCTCTTCGCGCCCCACTTCTACGTCTCGCCCCGGGTCGAGGCGAGCTGGATCGAGGAGCGGATCCGCCGCTATCGACGTCGTCACCCCCTGCGTCACCTGCGCATGGCGCCGATGATCTGGCGGACGGTCACCGAGCGGCCCTGGAGACGGGGCCCCGAGCTTCCCGCCTAG
- a CDS encoding tetratricopeptide repeat protein, whose product MHAPAALRCLSLALLLVVAAAPRALSAAETWQSLHDAAEQDHRAGQFDQAAEKLKKALVLAEAEGDPQAISDVNYALGAVYLEQRKLEEARTHLKASLAHEEKVAGPNAQTTLEALESLAIADDYDGKFADAEVHFRSLLGRWKELEQPPGAAVARALTNLALNLEYQKRDDEAEPLYREGLAIYHQLKDPEQEAFIRNGLGNLCQRRKDRKCARREYGLALSLREQTLGRDHPYVATVLFNLSGIELDENRPAKAKALLTRCLKIRRATLPADHPFLVEAEARMQETQALLKKSKKGKKGR is encoded by the coding sequence ATGCACGCTCCCGCCGCGCTCCGTTGCCTCTCTCTCGCGCTCCTCCTCGTGGTGGCGGCTGCGCCCCGCGCCCTGTCGGCGGCCGAGACCTGGCAGTCCCTCCACGACGCCGCGGAGCAGGACCACCGGGCGGGCCAGTTCGACCAGGCCGCCGAGAAGCTGAAGAAGGCCCTGGTGCTGGCCGAGGCCGAGGGCGACCCCCAGGCCATCTCGGACGTGAACTACGCCCTGGGCGCGGTCTACCTCGAGCAGCGCAAGCTCGAGGAGGCGCGCACCCACCTCAAGGCCTCCCTCGCGCACGAGGAGAAGGTCGCGGGGCCGAACGCCCAGACCACCCTCGAGGCCCTGGAGTCCCTGGCCATCGCCGACGACTACGACGGCAAGTTCGCCGACGCCGAGGTCCACTTCCGCTCGCTGCTCGGGCGCTGGAAGGAGCTGGAGCAGCCGCCGGGCGCCGCCGTCGCGCGCGCCCTGACCAACCTCGCGCTGAACCTGGAGTACCAGAAGCGGGACGACGAGGCCGAGCCGCTCTACCGGGAGGGTCTGGCGATCTACCACCAGCTGAAGGACCCCGAGCAGGAGGCCTTCATCCGCAACGGCCTGGGCAACCTCTGCCAGCGCCGCAAGGATCGCAAATGCGCGCGCCGCGAGTACGGCCTCGCCCTGAGCCTGCGCGAGCAGACCCTCGGGCGCGATCACCCCTACGTCGCCACCGTGCTCTTCAACCTCTCGGGGATCGAGCTCGACGAGAACCGCCCGGCGAAGGCGAAGGCTCTCCTCACCCGCTGCCTGAAGATCCGGCGGGCGACCCTGCCCGCGGATCACCCCTTCCTCGTCGAGGCCGAGGCGAGGATGCAGGAGACCCAGGCGCTGCTGAAGAAGAGCAAGAAGGGGAAGAAGGGGAGGTAG
- a CDS encoding GNAT family N-acetyltransferase, with protein MKLRSLPDSSALAPGSELARRWDALVQRSPGIDDFCSSTRWAVPAHLAFAPEGRLLFGEGEHGLALLLEREHPSYRKIVHPLEPMWGFGSGIAGEGMAEAAAEAGRALCERGVVGLAFLPGLPDDEAFFRALVEALAGQAQLLPGQATGRARADLRGGREAFLSRRGAGLRRSLERARRKAEAAGVEFVGAAEGASWPEVYERIQAVEARSWKGMMRLGIGEGPMRTFYEHMGARLLPAGAFRVLFARRGEEDLAYHFGGIHAGIYRGLQHAYVEEARREGLGNLTHLEMIARVAGEGVHTYDLGQEIDYKLRWSDRSLSTRTYYLVPRR; from the coding sequence GTGAAGCTCCGGTCCCTCCCCGACAGCAGCGCGCTCGCGCCGGGCAGCGAGCTCGCCCGTCGCTGGGACGCGCTGGTCCAGCGCAGCCCGGGGATCGACGACTTCTGCTCCTCCACCCGCTGGGCGGTGCCGGCGCACCTGGCCTTCGCGCCCGAGGGGCGGCTGCTCTTCGGCGAGGGGGAGCACGGGCTCGCCCTCCTCCTCGAGCGCGAGCACCCGAGCTACCGCAAGATCGTCCACCCCCTCGAGCCGATGTGGGGCTTCGGCTCGGGCATCGCCGGGGAGGGGATGGCGGAGGCCGCCGCGGAGGCCGGGCGAGCCCTCTGCGAGCGAGGGGTCGTCGGGCTGGCCTTCCTGCCGGGGCTCCCCGACGACGAGGCCTTCTTCCGCGCCCTGGTCGAGGCCCTCGCCGGGCAGGCGCAGCTCCTCCCCGGGCAGGCCACCGGCCGCGCCCGCGCCGACCTGCGCGGCGGCCGGGAGGCCTTCCTCTCGCGCCGCGGCGCCGGGCTGCGCCGCAGCCTCGAGCGCGCCCGCCGCAAGGCCGAGGCCGCGGGCGTCGAGTTCGTGGGCGCCGCGGAGGGCGCGAGCTGGCCCGAGGTCTACGAGCGCATCCAGGCCGTCGAGGCCCGCTCCTGGAAGGGCATGATGCGCCTGGGGATCGGCGAGGGGCCGATGCGGACCTTCTACGAGCACATGGGCGCGCGGCTGCTCCCCGCGGGCGCGTTCCGGGTGCTCTTCGCGCGGCGCGGCGAGGAGGACCTCGCCTACCACTTCGGCGGGATCCACGCGGGCATCTACCGGGGCCTGCAGCACGCCTACGTCGAGGAGGCGCGCCGCGAGGGGCTCGGCAACCTCACCCACCTCGAGATGATCGCCCGCGTCGCCGGGGAGGGGGTGCACACCTACGACCTGGGCCAGGAGATCGACTACAAGCTGCGCTGGTCCGATCGGAGCCTCTCCACCCGCACCTATTACCTGGTGCCGCGGCGCTGA
- a CDS encoding 50S ribosomal protein L11 methyltransferase: MRSAADHESFVRENAAPTPAPLVPELSLYLATELTPLWEATEAWLEREQLPPPYWAFCWPGSAALARLVLDQPSLVEGRRVLDFAAGCGVAALAAASSGARRVLAAEIDPFASAATRVNAALNGLQVETTDEDLVGRPLPEFDLILAGDVCYEKPMAAAVTGWLEQLARRGAEVLLADPGRAYPPRRGLIERASYTVPTLLELEDHESKETRVFQLLP, encoded by the coding sequence ATGCGCAGCGCCGCCGACCACGAGAGCTTCGTCCGGGAGAACGCCGCCCCGACCCCCGCGCCCCTGGTGCCGGAGCTCTCTCTCTACCTCGCCACCGAGCTGACGCCCCTCTGGGAGGCCACCGAGGCCTGGCTCGAGCGCGAGCAGCTCCCCCCTCCCTACTGGGCCTTCTGCTGGCCAGGCTCCGCGGCCCTCGCCCGGCTGGTGCTCGACCAGCCCTCGCTGGTGGAGGGCCGGCGGGTCCTCGACTTCGCCGCGGGCTGCGGGGTCGCCGCCCTGGCCGCCGCCTCCTCGGGGGCGCGCCGGGTGCTCGCCGCCGAGATCGATCCCTTCGCCTCGGCCGCCACCCGGGTGAACGCCGCGCTCAACGGCCTGCAGGTCGAGACCACCGACGAGGACCTGGTGGGCCGGCCCCTGCCGGAGTTCGACCTCATCCTGGCCGGCGACGTCTGCTACGAGAAGCCGATGGCCGCGGCGGTCACCGGCTGGCTGGAGCAGCTCGCCCGCCGGGGCGCCGAGGTGCTGCTCGCCGACCCCGGCCGGGCCTACCCGCCCCGCCGGGGCCTGATCGAGCGGGCCAGCTACACCGTACCGACCCTGCTCGAGCTCGAGGATCACGAGTCCAAGGAGACCCGGGTCTTCCAGCTGCTGCCCTGA